A window from Cryptomeria japonica chromosome 1, Sugi_1.0, whole genome shotgun sequence encodes these proteins:
- the LOC131026796 gene encoding germin-like protein subfamily 1 member 1 has translation MAYFLVYLLVLILVPTISADPDALQDFCVADTNSSTIFMNGLPCINPSKASVKHFTTSALSKPGDTSTNVFNASVIIATAQILPGINTLGITIARVDLAVKGEVPPHFHARATEIIFVLEGNLIVGFVDTTYKLFSTEIKTGDVFVFPKGLVHFVYNMGNTSAVMIQAFNGQDFGTTLIPIAVFHSSPGIPDQVLSKAFQISAAEVDTIRKNLGGK, from the coding sequence ATGGCATACTTTCTGGTCTATCTCCTAGTGCTCATATTAGTGCCCACAATAAGTGCAGACCCAGATGCTTTGCAGGATTTCTGTGTGGCTGATACCAACTCCTCTACAATTTTTATGAATGGGCTGCCTTGTATTAATCCCAGTAAGGCTTCTGTAAAGCACTTTACCACATCTGCTCTGAGCAAGCCGGGAGATACATCAACCAATGTGTTCAATGCGAGTGTGATTATTGCAACAGCTCAAATCCTTCCTGGTATAAACACATTGGGTATAACAATTGCTCGTGTAGATCTGGCTGTAAAAGGAGAAGTTCCTCCACATTTTCATGCTAGAGCCACTGAAATAATCTTCGTCCTGGAAGGAAATCTCATCGTTGGCTTCGTGGACACCACCTACAAGCTTTTCTCTACAGAGATTAAAACAGGAGATGTCTTTGTGTTCCCCAAGGGCCTCGTACACTTTGTTTACAACATGGGAAACACAAGTGCCGTTATGATACAAGCTTTTAATGGTCAAGATTTCGGTACCACTCTCATCCCTATTGCTGTTTTTCACTCTAGCCCGGGTATTCCAGACCAAGTCTTGTCCAAGGCATTTCAGATTTCTGCTGCTGAGGTGGATACAATAAGAAAGAACCTCGGTGGGAAATGA